One window of the Salvia splendens isolate huo1 chromosome 1, SspV2, whole genome shotgun sequence genome contains the following:
- the LOC121803134 gene encoding RING-H2 finger protein ATL66-like, with protein sequence MTSSEPEPSMQPFKWHYAEFDDSSFQIRGRTLFLIVVLFSVILLVGLLFLYARWVCRFDPPPPPSVQLPLPPRLGLDAAAIAGLPIVLHKAEGECCICLGIFGDGDKVKVLPPCQHCFHSECVDKWLLTQSSCPLCRSSIRFDSPV encoded by the coding sequence ATGACGTCGTCTGAGCCGGAGCCTTCGATGCAGCCGTTCAAGTGGCACTACGCGGAATTCGACGACAGCAGCTTCCAAATCCGAGGGCGCACGCTCTTCCTCATCGTTGTCCTCTTCTCCGTGATTCTCCTGGTGGGGTTGCTCTTCCTCTACGCGCGGTGGGTGTGCCGCTTCGACCCCCCGCCCCCACCGAGCGTGCAGCTTCCCCTCCCTCCACGGCTGGGACTCGACGCCGCCGCCATCGCCGGCCTCCCCATCGTGCTCCACAAGGCGGAAGGAGAGTGCTGCATATGCCTCGGAATATTCGGCGACGGAGATAAGGTGAAAGTGTTGCCGCCCTGCCAACATTGCTTCCACTCCGAGTGCGTCGATAAGTGGCTCCTCACTCAGTCGAGTTGCCCACTCTGCCGCTCCTCTATCCGATTCGACTCACCTGTTTGA